AGTATCAGCAGTTACTGCAGCGTTATCTTCGCGGGTAGCTGTCTCCGGATCCCCTCGGAGAATATAGGGGTCGGTCGGAGCGCTAGCTCTTCTCTGGTGGCAGAGTATTGGCTAGGAGGCAGCGCCGGCAACAAGTAGTAGCGCCTCCAGCCCTCACAGTAGAGGGTGCAGAGCTGTATCTCATATCAATACGGCCGGTCTATGCTTATCAGATATTCCGCTCGCGGAAGAAGTTTGAGCTACGTCGTAACGCGGCTGGCAGGATACCAGAAGGCGCAGTAATGGTTGTTTATGCATCGGGAAATGTTAGGGCGATTATAGGCGAGTTCACGGTTGGCAACGTCATAGAGGGTACGGCAGAGCAAGTATGGCGCAGAGTAATGGAGCAGCCAAACTCTGGCGTAGGCGGTGATGCGTGGCACTATATACGGGGCGCCCAGCGGGCTATGGCGCTCGAGGTCCAGAACCCGGTTCTCTACCCCCGGCGGGTCACATTGGAGGAGATACGCAGGGTTATCCCGGGCTGGAACCCACCGCTGAGCTACAAGCAGCTGCGCGAGGGCGAGCCTGTCTACGAGCTCATAATACGCAGGCTCCGCCGCCTAGCCGGCCTCGAGCCGGACTACGAGGCGGAAGAGACGCTTCTAGAGGCTTAGCGGCGCGAGTGTATCTCTACTATATCGCCGTCCTCTAGCACGTGGTCTAGGCCGACTCTCTCTCCAGGATACTTGGCTGAGGGTCCCCACACCTTGGCGTACTCGAAGTATTCTAGCAGGTCGCTATGTATCTTTGTTGCGAGATCCCTTACCGTGGCTCCGCGTCGTAGTACTACAGGTGTCTTGCTAGGCTCGCTGTTAGGCCTTTTAGTGTAGACTCTGATTATGTCAAGGCGGCGGAACAGTAGCTCGCCTAGTTTGTCAAGGTTATAGCCCGTCCGCGCCGAGACTGGTAGTAGCCAGACACTCTTCTCGCGCTTCTCTGCCAGGTACTCGTAGAGCCGGCGGTACCTCTCAGCAGCGCCGGGTACGTCGGCCTTGTTGGCTAGGACTATGGTGGGTCGGTAGACGCTGCTCCTGAGCACAGCCATCTCGATATCGTCGAGCGTGACTTCGCCCTCTACGTAGACCTTCGCCCTGTATATCCGGTAGCGAGCTAGAATCCTTTCAACATCCTTCACGGTACCATCCACGATCCTACCGGTGCCCAACACTTGTACGCCGTGTTCACCTCCCTTCTCTATGCGCACTGTGCCCCGGGGCTTCTCTATGAACACACCATGCTCTGCTAGGATGTCTCGTACTCGCTTGTACTGCTCTAGTGCGTCCTCCTCAAGGCTCACCACT
The window above is part of the Pyrodictium delaneyi genome. Proteins encoded here:
- a CDS encoding OBG GTPase family GTP-binding protein, which produces MPANLPPEAQAKLAKYSEAKTIEEKIQALEEFLSAVPKHKGVENLLLWAKRRLAELREELEEQKRKRKGGGGPRIFIEKEGAAQIAVIGPPNAGKSLLVHRLTGARTRVADYPFATTLPVPGMLPYKDIYFQLVDTPPLSEDAPQYIPRIAGIARNADAVIIVVSLEEDALEQYKRVRDILAEHGVFIEKPRGTVRIEKGGEHGVQVLGTGRIVDGTVKDVERILARYRIYRAKVYVEGEVTLDDIEMAVLRSSVYRPTIVLANKADVPGAAERYRRLYEYLAEKREKSVWLLPVSARTGYNLDKLGELLFRRLDIIRVYTKRPNSEPSKTPVVLRRGATVRDLATKIHSDLLEYFEYAKVWGPSAKYPGERVGLDHVLEDGDIVEIHSRR